GCCTTCGTGCTCCCTCTACTGACCGCCCTGGTGGTGTTCAGCTATGGCCCTGGTGGATCTCTGGGCTGTGACCTGTCTCAGAACCACATGCGGATTAGCAAGAAGAACTTCATGCTTCTGGGCCAGATGCGGAGAATCTCCCCTCGCTTCTGTCTGAAGGACAGAAAAGACTTTGGTTTCCCCCAGGACATGGTGGCTGGCAGCCAGCTCCTGAAGGCCCAGGCCACCTCTGTCCTCCACGAGATGCTCCAGCAGACCTTCTGCCTCTTCCACACAGAGCGCTCCTCTGCCACCTGGGACACCTCCCTCCTGGACAAACTCCGCACTGGACTCCATCAGCAGCTGGAGGACCTGGACGCCTGCTTGGTGCAGGCGATGGGAGATGAAGAAACTGCCCTGGGAGTGACGGGCCCTACACTGGCCGTGAAGAGGTACTTCCAGGGAATCCACCTCTacctgaaagagaagaaatacagtGACTGTGCCTGGGAAATCGTCAGAGTGGAAATCATGAGATCCCTGTCTTCATCAACCAACTTGCAAGAAAGGTTAAGAATTATGAATGCAGACCTGGGATCACCTTGAAATGATTCTCATTGACTAAGATGCCACATCACCCTTGCACATTCATCTTTGGTCATTTCAAAAGACTTATTTCTGCTTTAGCCACAAAATTTATTGCATTAATTCAGCCATTACTTGTCAGTAGTAATAAGCAAGTAATAAGcaagtatatataaaagtattcAGCTACAGGGTCATCAGTCTCTAAGTGATGACTGCCCtgatgtcatttatttatttattgtttatttatctattccttcttgcatctctcatatttataatatttaaaaattatttataaaattacatttcatctgtacattgtaataaaaattttaaaacatgtttttcatttcatgttaTTAAGTTtgcactttgttttatttattaaattcttaacAAAGAAAATTTGAGTTTGTTTACTCTAAATTCAAACACTCATTTGGTAAATGATATTGAAGAATGGATGGTAACATTTACTCTTCATTCCATTCAGATTATACATATAAATTGAGTACCTAAATGACAGAGTGTAATTGCTATCAAGAAATACAAGCGAATAAAGCACATGCAGTTTTTACTGTGTTGAAACTCTCAGTCTTACAGGGAAGAGGACATAAAACAGtattattgttcattttatttcaagtATATTAAACACTgcaaagagaagtaaaggaaaataattttctcacaCTGGAAGTTTTAGgtacaaatgatgctggaaaggaaaaataatattatatagtatCTCCTTTCTAAGCTGCCTGGAAGACATATAAGTGCAGAGTCTTATTGACAGCTGGAAATATGGGTCttgagtcaaaaaaaaaatgccaagggGGAGGTATTAATTTGAAGTTATTGTGTATCTGGTAATAAGGGTATGGGGATGGATGTGGTCACTTATAAATAGAATGGACAACGAGAAGAGGACCTAAACCTAATCCTGCAGACCCTCAGCATTTAAGGTTGAACAGAGGAGAGTCTACAACAGGCACTAAGGCAGAGTGGCAGTGCAGTTAGAAGGACACAAGGATGAACCGGGGAGAGAAAACTGAAGGGAAGAAGTGTGTTTAAAAGAAGGAGGGGTGCTTGTAGGGCAGGTGAGGACTGAACTATCCCAGCAGACCTGTAAACAAAGGCTACTGTGACCTTAGCAGGATCTGGTTTAGTAGAATTAATGAGACAGAAACTCGATGGGAGTAGGTTGAAAAGCAAACACAAGAAAGAGAATTAGGGGCACTGTGTATAGACAATTGCCTTCACAATTTTGTTTGTGAAGTGGAGAAGTAAAATAAGACAGTACGTGGAGGAGACTGTGGCTTAACATGCCCATGcacatttttcttcatgtttttcgAGAATCATTTTCAAAGAATGGGTGAATTGCCACAAAACAGAAGAACATTTTTAATATCTAACTTATTTGATTTAAACAATTGCTTAGATATTTAATACATTGCTTATTTGgctaaaaattaatttagcatTGTTCTAATTCATATCACTTTGTAGTGAATTTCAATGGTAACTCATTTGCTtgctaatttaatttcttttttcaatcaaCTTTTACAATcaagcttcattttcttttatctgccacttcctttaattttatattggtaatttacattatttatcattttatatctcTAATCATTGACACAtacattttctataaattataGCCATattcttttgatggacacttgtttttaatttttcctgtgtACAAAGACCTGGACAGTTCCTTGTACATTTCTCCAAGGGCTGTTTAGGACATAGAACCAAGGCTCTCCCTAGTCACATTCATTCCTCTTTTGAGTTTACATGTATTCAGTGCCCTTTCTTGTCCACCTGTTTTTACATTAAATTCAGTATTTCATtggcagtttttttccttttttgatctATGATACGAGAATCTAAATTGCTTTCTGTTAGAGTGCAAGGCAATTTTTCTAgaacattttattgaaatattatttctttccttattaacaATAGGTACATCTTTAGCATAAATCTAATTAATTCTGATAATACAACtatttttgagattttctttgttttattaatatgatTACTGAACTTTACTCATTGCTACACTTGTTTTACTACAGCtactttaaaacttatttaataCTTCTGGTTGAGGTAGCAAACCAAGGTCAAGAATTCCTTTtggcttttaaatattattgcTTGCAGTAGTTCCTGACTAGTTTTAGAATTGTTCTAAGGTTAAGAGCGTTGGCTTAATGAGAATCACAAACATTTGTGGATCCCCAAATGGCTAATTATAACAAAGAAGAGAcatccaataaaaatgaatgaaagaaatggtATCAGAGAATCTTTCTCCCAAAACTTAAGGCTAAGAACAATTACTAAGTAATATATGGGAAAAGTTATAACATTagccaggaaaaaaagaacagagagcaagagagagttGAAGGATtgaataaattcaaatttaagaaatGATGACAGCAATCCATAGTATGAAACTTAAGGAGTCATACATACCTCACAATATAGGATGTAGTGTTGACCCACCCATTTGGCCAGttggtatacatatatacgtataattTTACTTTTCGTTCATTTTGTTACATTGTTATATTTAATGTGAAAAACTTGTCCTAGCTAGTTCCGTACTATCACCTTGCCCTGAAAATCTCTTGCAGTTATATCCTGTTTAATATTCAGAAGTTATTAACTTGTACGTTCCAAATTACTGGAGAAACAAGAAGCTGGGTTGGCAAAGCAGAGCTAGGGATGACTGAGCTGCTGCCAGCACTGCGCTGCCAGCCAACCGTGCACAGGTCCTGCCCAGGCTCTGGACTTTAGCAGCTCAAGACACATGTGGTCAACTGGGGAAAGGATGAGGGAAGACAGGGTTGCAGCTATGGTGGCCATGAGCTTCTGCAGGGGATCACAGTGCATTGTCAGTGAGAGGTAGCTGAGATTTGCTGGCTGCTGGAGTTAGAGTAGGAACATGGCCACGACTCAACCCTCTCCATCTGCCAAGCCCTTCTCTGCAGAGGTCAAGGTGCTCCTGATATCCAGGAATGCACAGAAATGCAGTAAATAGAGGTAGGTGCAAGCACCAACACTGCCCACATGTCACAAGCTGGTCAAGAACCCAGGAGCTCATTGCATCAATGTTTAGGTGCGTTTAAGTTCTGATTCCACTAGAAGAATAATGCACCAGTCATGTAATGCTCAATTGCTCAATAAACAAAGCATCAAGAACTATGAAATACTTGTAGGAGCCAGCAGCCCCTCAAGAATTTGAACTGCCACTCCCCGCCCCACAACCAGCTGCCCTGGGACCAGGCCCCACCTATCAGCGGGCCAGCAGCCaccacacaaggcagggcctggcagccaacTGGGCCAGGGGCCAGCCACTTACCAGTGTGTCCACAGTAGTCAGCTCCACCAAAACAGAAGGGCCCACACAGCCCACAcagggggcacccctagagcatacagCCTGGTGATCAGAGgagagtgtgctgctgggccccctAGGACATCTCCTGCATCAGATCACTTCTCTAATATCCAAAACTATAGCTGATCTACCTatgtagaaataaacacagagaattaggtaAAATGAGGAGACGGAGGAATatattccaaacaaaagaacgagccaaaacctcagaaaaagaactgaagtGGAGATAAGGAATCTACCCAataaaagagttcaaagtaatgatcataaagatgctcagcAAACTCAGGAGAAGGACACAtcaacacagtgagaattttaacaaaggcttagaaaatataaagaagaaccaaacagagctgaagtatacaataactgaaataaaaaatacattagaaagaatcaacagtagattagatgatacagaggaatggatctgTGAACTGGAACCCAGAgcagtggaaatcacccaagctaaacagaaaaaagaatttaaaaaaatgaggatagggcttccctggtggcacagtggttgagagtccgcctgccgatgcaggggacacgggttcgtgccccggtccgggaagatcccacatgctgctgggcatgcgcgtccggagcctgtgccccaaaatgggagaggccacaacagtgagaggtccacgtaccgcaaaaaaaaaaaaaaaaaaaaagaggatagtTTAAGAGGCCACACTTacatgatcaactaatctatgacaaaaaaaACGCAAGAATATTACAATGgggaaaacacagtctcttcaataaatggttggGAGAACTacacagctatatgtaaaagaatgaaacaactatttcctcacactatatacaaaaataaacttaaaatggattatagacttaaatgtaagacctgaaacaataaaactcctagaagaaaacataagcagtatgctctttgacacagcaatattttttttggatccgtctcctcaggcaagggaaataaaagcaaaaataaacaaatgggactacatcaacctaaaaagcttttgcacagtgaaggaaactatcaacaaaatgaaaaggccatcggctgaatgggagaaaatacttgcaaacaatatattcaacgggaaaaaaatgcaaaatatacaaaggacatatacaactcaacatcaataaaacaaacaacctgattaaaaatgggcaaaggatatgaatagacatttttctaatgaaaatatacagatggctaacagacacatgaaaagatcttcaacaccattaatcatcagggaaatgcagttGAAAAACACAATTAGACACCACCTTACCCctgccagaatggctattattaaaaggACAAcacataacaagtgttggcgaggatattgagaaaaggggacccttgtgcactgttgatgggattgtaaattggtgcagccactatggaaaacagtctggatgttttccaaaacattaaaaatataactgccatatgacccagcaatttcactcctgggtatttaccagaaggaaagaaaaaccctaatttggaaagatatatgcacttcaatgctcactgcagcattatttataatagtcaagatatggaagcaacctaagtgtccattcatatttgaaaaaagaaaatatggtatacaaacatgatggaatattagtcataaaaagaaaaacaattcctgccatttgcaacaacatggatagatctagagcaggggtccgcaacccccaggccatggactggtTTATGGTTTTCTGTCTACATTTATGGTCTTCTGCCTCCAGCTGTATTTTCAGACAAGTTGCAGAATGGCTGGCTGTTGAAGGAGGCAATCAGAGCCTGGAAATCAGAGCCTGATTGGAAATTCaataaaggcagaaaataaatacttCATATAACACAACATGTATACATCACCCAAATTCAGTTTTTAGATAACACTGCTAGTCAAACACAGAAATGTTCTCAGGATGACAAGGCTGGTTTGTAACAGGTATAAGGAAAGTGATG
The Phocoena sinus isolate mPhoSin1 chromosome 6, mPhoSin1.pri, whole genome shotgun sequence DNA segment above includes these coding regions:
- the LOC116755246 gene encoding interferon omega-1-like, with product MKTQIGSESREKFSENGNCLPYLKAILTKNVIREPTPKAPPDTRLSQASSSLICPMAFVLPLLTALVVFSYGPGGSLGCDLSQNHMRISKKNFMLLGQMRRISPRFCLKDRKDFGFPQDMVAGSQLLKAQATSVLHEMLQQTFCLFHTERSSATWDTSLLDKLRTGLHQQLEDLDACLVQAMGDEETALGVTGPTLAVKRYFQGIHLYLKEKKYSDCAWEIVRVEIMRSLSSSTNLQERLRIMNADLGSP